Part of the Geobacter pickeringii genome, CTGCTGATGGTGGAGATGTTCACCACCGCCGGATTGACCTTCTTCGACACCTCCACGAAGGCCTGCTGGGAGGCGAGGATATCCTTCGGGACCTCCTTCACGGGGGCATCGGTGCGCCCCGATTCGTAGAAGAGCTTCTCTTCCTTCTTCTTGCAGGCGGTGATTGAGCTCAGAATGACGAGCCCGATGAGGAACATACGGCGGAAGTTCATCGCAAAAAGCCTCGCGGGGAGTCTCCAACGGGATATAAACCGTTGAAAGGGTAACGAAAAAGCCCCGCGATGTCAACGCCCTTTCCGGGCCGCCGCAGGCGGGGCCGGCGGGGACGGACTCCCGTGAAATCGCCGTGGGAACACCGCAATATGCTCTTGACGCCCCCGGCGGGATTGCCCTATAAACGAGCAGAGCTAGATACGAGGAGGCCCTGTGGCAGACATCAAATCACAGATCAAGGAACTGCGTCTCGGCGAGAAGATCCGCAAGCTGCGCCAGGAGCGCCGGCTGACCCTCCAGGAGCTTTCGGAGCTCTCCGGTCTCTCCAAACCGCTCCTCTCCCAGATCGAGAACGATCAGGTCACCCCCCCCATCGCAACGCTCCTCAAGATCTCCAAGGGGCTCAAGGTCGGCATCCACTACTTCTTCGAGGAAGAGGAGGACCAGCAGAAGTTCGTCCTCACCCGCGCCGCCCAGCAGGTGGCGAGCCGGCGACGCACCGGCAACGACGCCCCCCACGGCTATGTCTACCGTTCCCTCGCCCCCGGCATCCGGCACAAACCGATGGAGCCGTTTCTGGTGGAGTTCGAGCTGCGGGAGTGGGAGGACGGCTTCTTCTACAAACACGACGGGTTCGAATTCATCTACCTGCTTGCGGGGGAGCTGGAGTTCCACTACGGTGAGGAGACGATGCGGCTGCTGCCGGGCGACAGCATCTATTACGACTCCACGGAACCCCACGGCTATGTATCGGTGGGAACGGAGAAGGCGGCGGCGGTGGCGGTCCTCTACTCCCGGGAGTGATCCGCGGCCTCTCCCTGCTGCTGGCGGAGGAGGAGGGAGAATTCCCGCAGGACCCCCCTTCCCTTTTCGTCGAGATTGATGAATTTGAGCCCCATCCCCCCCTCCGGCTCGAGACAACTCCAGACCACCTCCGCCTCAAGGGTGACGGCCCGGGCCGAATGGGGGGTGAAGAACTGGAGTTTCACCACCTGCCCGACGGGAAACGGGTCTTCGGTGACGACCGAAACCCCGTTCTCTGAGATGTCGAACGTATAGAGGCACGACAGTCCGTCGAGCTCCACGAGCCAGCATCCCACCCTCACCGGCATCCGCCTGCAGGTACGCTCGTCCACGCCCTTATCCCCTACGGGGCCACTTCCTCGCAGTCGGCGGGATCCCAGCTGTCGAGCTGGCCGCTTTCAAGCTGAACCTGGATCGTTTCTCCCGCCTCGGTACACCCGAACGTCAACCCCACTTCCCCGGTCTTCATATTCCTGAGCTTTACCCGCTCTTCCTTGCGCTCGGTCCGCTGGCAGACACTTACATGCTCGGTTTCTTTCATGATTTTCGCCTCCCTCGGTTGTCGTTCCTGCCTACTGCTATCGTAACACGCAGCCCGGCCTTTGCAACTGGAGGGAGTGCGCTTCGCCCGTCAGATCTCCTCCCCCTCCCTCACCCGGGCGGGGACCACTTTGACGGCTCCTCCCCGCCCGGCAAGCTCCCGATGGATATGGGCAAGGAACCGGATCGTGACCACCTTGTGGAGGGTGGCCTGGGTTACGCGGTAGAGGGTCTTTCTGAGAGGCGACGGAGTGGCGCTGCCGAGGATGAGCGGACAGTAACCGCTGAGGCAGAGGGTAAGCCGCACGCTCTCCTCGTCTGCCGCCACGGTGAACGCAAGCTCCCCCCGGCGACGCTGTCCGGATTGGACGAGGATTCCGCCGCAGATGCCGAGGGAGAGGGATTCCTGCGACGCCTCCCGGCTCCCGCGGGGAGCGGTGAAGCTGATGAGGCTCCGGGCCGTGCCGGCGAGGCAGAACTCGACCCTTTCGCCCGTCCGACGGGGGCGGATCAGCGTGCAGGTGAACCCCCTGATATACGCCAGGTACCGCTCGAGGAGCCAGGCGGGAGTGACTCCCGCAGCGAGACGGCCGGGGAGTGTCGTCCATTGGATGGAGAAGACTGACGAATCTTCGAGAAGGATCTGCTGGCAGGCGATCTCCCGGGGGAGCATGGCGTCGTCGCGGGGCATCGTGACCTCCGCGGAG contains:
- a CDS encoding helix-turn-helix domain-containing protein, whose translation is MADIKSQIKELRLGEKIRKLRQERRLTLQELSELSGLSKPLLSQIENDQVTPPIATLLKISKGLKVGIHYFFEEEEDQQKFVLTRAAQQVASRRRTGNDAPHGYVYRSLAPGIRHKPMEPFLVEFELREWEDGFFYKHDGFEFIYLLAGELEFHYGEETMRLLPGDSIYYDSTEPHGYVSVGTEKAAAVAVLYSRE
- a CDS encoding PilZ domain-containing protein, which produces MDERTCRRMPVRVGCWLVELDGLSCLYTFDISENGVSVVTEDPFPVGQVVKLQFFTPHSARAVTLEAEVVWSCLEPEGGMGLKFINLDEKGRGVLREFSLLLRQQQGEAADHSRE